From Shewanella yunxiaonensis, the proteins below share one genomic window:
- a CDS encoding tetratricopeptide repeat-containing sulfotransferase family protein, with protein sequence MTIEEQYLQEATALLTAQKYTSAGIYARKILKTNPEHSQARKILANIALRQGNIAEAYQTYLAVLASCPQDIETLKILLEICERQEDLFNAFHYLEQLCQLQPEQYQWQLRLGLIACRIGNMQVAETNLLNVINVGYSAPQAKLNLGHVYKAMGAVEKAAGMYHEFINTAPSHQATGYWSLADLKRYQFTDSELDILHTNATDEMFSAASRSLFQFSLCRAYEQRHRYSEAFNAAKSANELMSPLRPFKKRPFNELIERLLRCRCHPQTSSDETPWTPIFIVGMPRSGTTLTEQILACHPQVHTTDELPYIERLALQLEMHGGYAERLAQLTASQIKAMRAMYLSQTSQYLPKTIDNNAYVIDKNPNNFMHIGLIKTLFPEAKIINVVRNACDNALGVFKQHFSHGHDYSYSLDDICLYWQQYLHLMEHWAKRYGAEIYHLSFEQLVTNPESQIRELLTNCGLSFVSQCLEFYNSDRRVLTPSASQVRQPMNPKVIGQSTHYQQFMLAHYEQLTTLARRANSQFFE encoded by the coding sequence TTGACAATTGAAGAACAGTACTTACAAGAAGCAACAGCGTTACTTACCGCTCAGAAATATACTTCAGCAGGCATTTATGCACGCAAGATATTGAAGACTAATCCAGAGCACAGTCAGGCCCGCAAAATACTTGCCAATATTGCATTACGACAAGGCAACATCGCGGAAGCTTATCAAACGTATCTGGCAGTGCTAGCGTCATGTCCTCAGGATATTGAAACGCTCAAAATACTGTTGGAGATCTGCGAGCGCCAAGAAGATCTTTTTAACGCTTTTCACTATCTCGAACAACTTTGCCAATTACAACCAGAACAGTACCAATGGCAACTTCGTCTCGGACTTATTGCCTGCCGTATCGGCAATATGCAGGTCGCTGAAACGAATTTACTAAACGTCATTAACGTAGGTTATTCAGCACCGCAAGCCAAACTAAATTTAGGTCATGTGTACAAGGCGATGGGGGCGGTGGAAAAAGCTGCTGGAATGTACCATGAATTTATTAATACTGCCCCCTCGCATCAAGCGACAGGATATTGGAGCCTGGCCGACTTAAAAAGATACCAGTTTACGGACAGTGAACTTGATATTCTCCACACGAATGCCACAGATGAGATGTTCTCCGCAGCCAGCCGCTCACTATTTCAATTTTCCCTCTGTCGTGCTTACGAACAGCGCCATCGATACAGTGAAGCATTCAATGCAGCCAAAAGTGCCAATGAACTTATGTCACCGCTTCGACCTTTCAAGAAACGGCCTTTTAACGAATTAATTGAACGCTTACTTCGATGTCGTTGCCATCCCCAAACTTCATCTGATGAGACCCCCTGGACACCAATATTCATTGTCGGAATGCCGCGCTCTGGGACAACGCTCACAGAGCAAATTCTCGCATGTCATCCTCAAGTACATACAACTGATGAACTTCCATATATTGAAAGACTTGCCCTTCAACTTGAAATGCATGGCGGCTATGCCGAGAGGCTGGCGCAACTGACCGCGTCACAGATTAAGGCCATGCGCGCTATGTACCTTAGTCAAACATCCCAGTATCTACCTAAGACGATCGATAACAATGCGTATGTAATTGATAAAAACCCAAATAATTTCATGCATATTGGGTTAATAAAGACCCTATTTCCAGAAGCAAAAATTATTAATGTGGTGCGAAATGCCTGTGATAATGCGCTCGGCGTCTTTAAACAGCATTTTAGCCACGGGCATGATTATAGCTACTCACTGGATGATATCTGCCTTTATTGGCAACAATATCTGCACCTAATGGAGCATTGGGCAAAGCGTTACGGCGCAGAAATTTATCATCTGAGTTTTGAGCAACTCGTTACGAACCCGGAGTCGCAAATCAGAGAATTACTAACAAATTGTGGCTTATCATTCGTATCTCAATGTCTGGAGTTCTACAACTCTGATCGGCGTGTATTAACACCTAGTGCCAGCCAAGTGCGTCAACCAATGAATCCCAAAGTCATTGGACAAAGCACTCACTATCAACAATTTATGTTAGCGCATTATGAACAGCTTACGACTTTAGCAAGGCGCGCCAATAGTCAGTTTTTTGAGTGA